The following are from one region of the Muntiacus reevesi chromosome 3, mMunRee1.1, whole genome shotgun sequence genome:
- the ARID5A gene encoding AT-rich interactive domain-containing protein 5A isoform X1, whose amino-acid sequence MAPPVKGKRKQSEEGEPLDPPVSPQPDGEPSRSQSPVHLEEPPEAGREREEEQEEEQAFLVSLYKFMKERRTPIERVPHLGFKQINLWKIYKAVEKLGAYELVTGRRLWKNVYDELGGSPGSTSAATCTRRHYERLVLPYVRHLKGEDDKPLPPSKPRKQYKMAKEPRGDEGAPERPKKVKEEKRVGQLMPGKTKTDAPDLARLPSQETPRDSVEQRGPASGPSLPFVGASGCPEAYKRLLSSFYCRGTHGIMSPLAKKKLLAQVSKAEALQCQEEGCRHGAGGEPQASPVVPPVEGPQSPGGPAENSRHRLTPLEGRQASRGGLWEETPASPRPSAPVFTGCFHAYPSEVLKPVSQHPRDLFPSLKDRVLLGPPAKEEGLPAKEPPLVWGGDASRPSAFHKGSSRKGSLYPKPKACWVSPMTKVPAESPVPLPTFLSSPGLSHKRSLAEEGSVHGGKKLRAVSPFLKEVNAQECGTNPGGPDLAVSCLLGPALPEAYRGTMLRCPLNFTGTLGPLKGQATLPFSPLVIPAFPAHLLAATAPSPMTAGLMHLPPASFDGALCHRLCPASSPWHVPPATAYTAPHFSFHLNTKL is encoded by the exons ATGG CACCGCCGGTCAAAGGCAAAAGGAAGCAGTCAGAGGAAGGGGAGCCCCTAGACCCCCCAGTGTCTCCTCAGCCCGATGGTGAGCCGAGCAGGAGCCAGAGCCCCGTGCACCTGGAG GAGCCCCCCGAGGCAGGCAGGGAgcgggaggaggagcaggaggaggagcaggccTTCCTGGTCAGTCTCTACAAGTTCATGAAGGAGCGACGCACACCCATCGAGAGGGTGCCCCATCTCGGCTTCAAGCAGA TTAACCTGTGGAAGATCTACAAGGCCGTGGAGAAGCTAGGGGCCTATGAACTG GTGACTGGCCGCCGCCTCTGGAAGAATGTGTACGACGAGCTGGGGGGCAGCCCGGGCAGCACCAGCGCGGCCACGTGCACGCGCCGCCACTACGAGAG gctggtCCTCCCATACGTGCGGCACCTGAAGGGGGAGGATGACAAGCCCCTGCCCCCCTCCAAGCCCAGGAAGCAGTACAAGATGGCCAAGGAGCCTCGGGGGGATGAGGGGGCCCCTGAGAGGCCGAAGAAGGTcaaggaggagaagcgggtgggcCAG CTGATGCCCGGAAAGACCAAGACAGACGCCCCTGACCTGGCAAGGCTTCCTAGCCAGGAGACACCCAGGGACAGCGTGGAGCAGCGAGGCCCGGCCTCGGGGCCCTCTCTGCCCTTTGTGGGCGCGAGTGGCTGCCCGGAGGCCTACAAACGGCTCCTGTCCAGCTTCTACTGCAGAGGGACACATGGTATCATGTCACCACTGGCCAAAAAGAAGCTCCTGGCCCAGGTGAGCAAGGCAGAGGCCTTGCAGTGTCAGGAGGAGGGCTGTCGCCACGGGGCAGGTGGGGAGCCCCAGGCGTCCCCAGTTGTCCCCCCCGTGGAGGGTCCCCAGAGCCCAGGAGGGCCGGCCGAGAACTCCAGACACCGGCTGACACCTCTGGAAGGAAGGCAGGCCTCCAGGGGCGGCCTCTGGGAGGAGACACCAGCAAGCCCTCGCCCGTCGGCCCCCGTCTTCACCGGCTGCTTCCACGCCTACCCCAGCGAGGTGCTGAAGCCTGTCAGTCAGCATCCCAGGGACCTTTTCCCCAGTCTTAAAGATAGGGTGTTGTTGGGGCCCCCTGCCAAGGAGGAGGGGCTGCCAGCCAAAGAGCCCCCACTGGTGTGGGGCGGGGATGCCAGCCGCCCTTCTGCATTCCACAAGGGCAGCTCCAGAAAGGGCAGCCTCTACCCCAAACCCAAAGCCTGCTGGGTGTCCCCCATGACCAAGGTCCCTGCTGAGAGCCCCGTGCCCCTGCCCACCTTCCTGAGCAGCCCAGGCCTGAGCCACAAGCGCAGCCTGGCGGAAGAGGGCTCGGTCCACGGCGGCAAAAAACTGCGGGCAGTGTCTCCCTTTCTTAAGGAGGTGAATGCCCAGGAGTGTGGGACCAATCCCGGGGGCCCTGACCTGGCCGTCTCCTGCCTGCTGGGCCCTGCCCTCCCGGAGGCCTACAGGGGTACCATGCTGCGCTGCCCACTGAACTTCACTGGCACCCTGGGCCCCTTAAAGGGCCAGGCCACCCTCCCCTTCAGCCCCCTGGTCATCCCCGCCTTCCCAGCCCACCTGCTGGCTGCCACAGCGCCCTCGCCCATGACCGCTGGCCTGATGCACCTCCCACCGGCGTCCTTTGACGGTGCCCTGTGCCACAGACTCTGCCCGGCCTCATCTCCATGGCACGTGCCGCCTGCCACAGCCTACACAGCACCCCACTTCTCTTTCCACCTCAACACCAAGCTGTAG
- the ARID5A gene encoding AT-rich interactive domain-containing protein 5A isoform X2 has product MAKEPRGDEGAPERPKKVKEEKRVGQLMPGKTKTDAPDLARLPSQETPRDSVEQRGPASGPSLPFVGASGCPEAYKRLLSSFYCRGTHGIMSPLAKKKLLAQVSKAEALQCQEEGCRHGAGGEPQASPVVPPVEGPQSPGGPAENSRHRLTPLEGRQASRGGLWEETPASPRPSAPVFTGCFHAYPSEVLKPVSQHPRDLFPSLKDRVLLGPPAKEEGLPAKEPPLVWGGDASRPSAFHKGSSRKGSLYPKPKACWVSPMTKVPAESPVPLPTFLSSPGLSHKRSLAEEGSVHGGKKLRAVSPFLKEVNAQECGTNPGGPDLAVSCLLGPALPEAYRGTMLRCPLNFTGTLGPLKGQATLPFSPLVIPAFPAHLLAATAPSPMTAGLMHLPPASFDGALCHRLCPASSPWHVPPATAYTAPHFSFHLNTKL; this is encoded by the exons ATGGCCAAGGAGCCTCGGGGGGATGAGGGGGCCCCTGAGAGGCCGAAGAAGGTcaaggaggagaagcgggtgggcCAG CTGATGCCCGGAAAGACCAAGACAGACGCCCCTGACCTGGCAAGGCTTCCTAGCCAGGAGACACCCAGGGACAGCGTGGAGCAGCGAGGCCCGGCCTCGGGGCCCTCTCTGCCCTTTGTGGGCGCGAGTGGCTGCCCGGAGGCCTACAAACGGCTCCTGTCCAGCTTCTACTGCAGAGGGACACATGGTATCATGTCACCACTGGCCAAAAAGAAGCTCCTGGCCCAGGTGAGCAAGGCAGAGGCCTTGCAGTGTCAGGAGGAGGGCTGTCGCCACGGGGCAGGTGGGGAGCCCCAGGCGTCCCCAGTTGTCCCCCCCGTGGAGGGTCCCCAGAGCCCAGGAGGGCCGGCCGAGAACTCCAGACACCGGCTGACACCTCTGGAAGGAAGGCAGGCCTCCAGGGGCGGCCTCTGGGAGGAGACACCAGCAAGCCCTCGCCCGTCGGCCCCCGTCTTCACCGGCTGCTTCCACGCCTACCCCAGCGAGGTGCTGAAGCCTGTCAGTCAGCATCCCAGGGACCTTTTCCCCAGTCTTAAAGATAGGGTGTTGTTGGGGCCCCCTGCCAAGGAGGAGGGGCTGCCAGCCAAAGAGCCCCCACTGGTGTGGGGCGGGGATGCCAGCCGCCCTTCTGCATTCCACAAGGGCAGCTCCAGAAAGGGCAGCCTCTACCCCAAACCCAAAGCCTGCTGGGTGTCCCCCATGACCAAGGTCCCTGCTGAGAGCCCCGTGCCCCTGCCCACCTTCCTGAGCAGCCCAGGCCTGAGCCACAAGCGCAGCCTGGCGGAAGAGGGCTCGGTCCACGGCGGCAAAAAACTGCGGGCAGTGTCTCCCTTTCTTAAGGAGGTGAATGCCCAGGAGTGTGGGACCAATCCCGGGGGCCCTGACCTGGCCGTCTCCTGCCTGCTGGGCCCTGCCCTCCCGGAGGCCTACAGGGGTACCATGCTGCGCTGCCCACTGAACTTCACTGGCACCCTGGGCCCCTTAAAGGGCCAGGCCACCCTCCCCTTCAGCCCCCTGGTCATCCCCGCCTTCCCAGCCCACCTGCTGGCTGCCACAGCGCCCTCGCCCATGACCGCTGGCCTGATGCACCTCCCACCGGCGTCCTTTGACGGTGCCCTGTGCCACAGACTCTGCCCGGCCTCATCTCCATGGCACGTGCCGCCTGCCACAGCCTACACAGCACCCCACTTCTCTTTCCACCTCAACACCAAGCTGTAG